The window GTAACCATAGGATGTGACAAGAGACGCATCAAAATCGAGATCTTCCCTCATGCGTAAACGTAGACCATTGTGGAAGAATATCTCTCCCTCCGCAATTCCCGTATGGGGGCTTTCCGACCAGACAACCACTGTAGAATGGCGAACCTGTGTCCGGTTAATCAATTCTGAAACGAATCGACTATAATCGGCCAATGAAGACAGGGGGGAAGTATCCATTATCAATACGCTGGTTGCACGCGTAGCGTGTCGATGACGTCACGCTTGCAAAGATCTTCTCTATAAGCCTGCTTGCGTCGTTGCCATGTCTCATAAATACCTTTCCAACGGCTGAAATCGTTCCTCGATTCATCGTATTCGTCGTAACGCTCTAATTTGCCAGTCGTCAGCGCCTCATAGAAGTCTTCGCTGAGGATGCCATATTTTTCCTCAAAAAAAGTCATTCGACGTTCGAGAAGTTTCATTTCAACCACAAGCTCATGAATTTCCATGATAACAACCTCACTTTAAGGATATCTTGGATGCATTTATTTTGGGAAGCATCTTCATTCCTGTGCCTCAAAATATCACAGTCCATCGTGCTTATTCAATTGGTTTTTTCTTTTCAAAAATCAAGATAAACTTCACAAGCCGTTCATCCCGTGTTCAATGACCTGGCCCGACGAGCCGTAGAGAAGCCTTGTATTTGAACCCCAAATTATCGACCACATAATTTTACATGCTTTTAAGGCCGTCTGATTGAGACGGCCCTATGCTATTTCTTCCGGTAAACGTTCAGTCCGACCTTCGCCTCTTCATGCCCATCAACGGTGACATTTCCTTCTGTTGAGGCAATGATAATGGTCTTCCCTGATGATGACGGGCCAAAGTCTTTTGATAGGTCAACCTTGATAGACAGGATGTTGCCGTCCACTTTCATCTCTACGTTCTTCATGACAGTTCTCCTCGGGATTTTAAGAAAATGCAGCTTAACACCAACCGCTCAGATGTCAATATAAAAACTTCTTGTGTCATTGCCAGGCTGAAGACCGTAACTCATAATTCATCTCTTTCCATAGTATTTACGATAACGCGCATCAAGGATAACCACCTGTCCGCTGTCCGCCTCGGAACGGATCAGGCGACCGATTCCCTGCCGGAGTTTGATTGCTGTTTCATAACGATAGCGCCGCCAGTACTCCTTTTCGGCAAGGATGTTGCGGCGGGCGATCTGCAGTGGATCCTGGGGGTGGGGAAAGGGAAGCCGGGTGATGATCACCTGGGTCAGCGTGTCTCCGGGGAAATCCACCCCGAACCAGAAGGAATCCACGCCGAAAAGGACGCTTTCCCGGATTTCCCGAAATTCATCGACCAGGGCGAGCGTGGAAGCGCCGCTTTCCTGAAGGAGAAGGGGGTAGCCGGAGGCGCGGATATCGTCTCCGATTCGTGCCGCTATTTCCTTGAGATCTCCGTAGCTTGCAAACAAGACAAGGGTTCGCCCCCGGTTTTCGTGGATAAGACCGGGAAGCAGCTCCGCGACCCGGGACAGCCAGAATTCCTTGCTTTCATAAGCTCCGCTGAGGGCCTCCGGAGGCACGCTGATTACAAAGGCGTCGGGCGCAAAAGGGGAGGGGATCGCCTCAAAACGAAAATCCCGCTCTTGTTTGTTATTACTCCGGCAACAATGTATGTCTAAACCTTCATTCTCGCGCAGGCGGGCAAGCGAAGCTTTATTTTCATAATCCGGAACAGGGCTGGATGCCGGATCAAGTCCGGCATGACAACTTTTAATATGTTCACCTGCCGGAGCAATATTATCAACATGAACCTTTGTTTGCCGAGCATCCGTCTTGTTTTTGGTCAGCTCCTGCTGAAGAACGCTACGCTTGCCGGCACTGGAAGGATCTTCCTGATTTGTTTCGGATGATGGGGCGTTCTTTGGCGTCATGCCGGCAATGCTCATGAAGCCGGCGAAGCTCTCATTCTGACGAAGAGTGGCCGAGGTGAAGATCACGCTGTCCCAGATTTTGTAGAGATGAGTGCGGAGAATGTCCGCCACCTCTACCGCCTGAGTGGAAACGCTCCAGTGGTGAACGTAAAGCACCGCCGCGGTTACATATTCAGGAGAGTCGCAGGCGTCGGCGATGGCCTTTATGGTATCGCCATATTCCTCTATGTCCTGCAGTGCCGTCCTCAGCCGTTCGAGGGTCCGGGGACGAATGCCGAGCTGCCGGCAGGATTCATCGTCCTTTAAAAATGAGAGGCAGACCGCTATTTTTTTGAGGACTTTCCGCAGATCGAGAAGCTGGCAGTTCAAGCGCCCTTTCCGGAAGGAGGGATGTTCCGCGGGGATAATAGTTGCCTTGCCGCCGGAGGGAGCACCCCGAATTGACGAGATAACTGACGAAAATGCCGACATTTCTTCGCGAAGAACATTAATGGCGTCAAGCGCTTCGCCGGCGGCCTTCCCGCAGGAGTCTCCTTGGGAAGGCGGGATGCGCCGGAGCCCCGTTTCGATGTAGGTTGCGGAGTCGGAAATCTCGCGCGACGAGACCTCCATCGCAAAGGCGCTGCGGGCGGCCTGCTCAAAATGGTTAGCCTCGTCGATGACGCAGTTTCCGAAAATTCCCGCCAAGGCCCCATCCTTGTTCAGCAAGGCCAGCTTGTGGTGGTTGGTGATGACAAGACGGGCGTTCAGGGCCTCGGCGGCGATTACCTGGGCCGGGCAGCGGGAATGGCGGCGGGAGCAGCCGCTACGGGCCGATATTTCATGCTGGAGACGTCGGAAAAAAAAGCCGTCGTTGAGGTGAAAGCGGATTCTTTCTCCGGTTGTCTCGCCGTCCACCTGCCGGAAGTAAAAGATCTTATTGACAAAATAGAGCCACAACAGCAATCTGCTCCCGGAGAGGGCCTCTTCATAAATATGATCGAGTTTTTCGGCGCACAGGTAGTTAGATTTACCCTTCAACATCGCGACCGGTATTTTTTTGTAGGCCGGCTTGAGGGAGGCAGCAAGCGGGAGTTCACGCCGGACGAGCTGTTCCTGAAGGTTTTTCGTGTAGGTGGAGATGGCTATGCGGGCGCCGGGGTTTTTTGCCAGAAACTCCATGGCGGGAATCAGGTAGCCCTGTGTTTTTCCGGTGCCCGTTCCCGCCTCGATCGTGAGAACCTCACGCTCGTTGAGGGCGGTTGCCACGTGCTTTGCGTAGGCGATCTGCGGGGGGCGAATTACGTAGTTTTTCGTCTTCGCCGAGAGCGCCCGATAGATCTCTTCAATATGGGGCAGGGAAACCTTTTTTCGCCTTTCCTCTGGAACGGGCACAGGTATTTTGAGCGGCGCCTTTTCCAGGAAGCCTTTCCAGTCGTCCGTTTCCTCGCCGCCGCCGGGGTTGAAAAGCTCTCCGAAATAATCCTGAAAGTTGCTGTTCAGGCCGATAAAAAGATCGCCGAAGAGGGTTTCACTTTTTCGGAGGTAGAAACGCAGGGCCGCGGCCGGGGGAAATTCTGCCGGATTGAGAATAAAACCGGATAGATGTTTGAGTAGCTCGACTGAAAGAAGGAGCGCCTCTTCGGCGCTGAAGGAAAACTTCTCC of the Syntrophales bacterium genome contains:
- a CDS encoding ATP-dependent DNA helicase, which produces MLLPYNGNISNIICLFAHVGKDEDEGSRIYQIAAQPLSPKGGGEPFSSPVRYKKTTERDYRLSGVSRDTLQGAPTFADVAAFLFPLFRETNIVVTLNPREEIESLLAVYGNPRVVDLRFAAEFFLPHANTASPKSLWEYLHGKKREKFSFSAEEALLLSVELLKHLSGFILNPAEFPPAAALRFYLRKSETLFGDLFIGLNSNFQDYFGELFNPGGGEETDDWKGFLEKAPLKIPVPVPEERRKKVSLPHIEEIYRALSAKTKNYVIRPPQIAYAKHVATALNEREVLTIEAGTGTGKTQGYLIPAMEFLAKNPGARIAISTYTKNLQEQLVRRELPLAASLKPAYKKIPVAMLKGKSNYLCAEKLDHIYEEALSGSRLLLWLYFVNKIFYFRQVDGETTGERIRFHLNDGFFFRRLQHEISARSGCSRRHSRCPAQVIAAEALNARLVITNHHKLALLNKDGALAGIFGNCVIDEANHFEQAARSAFAMEVSSREISDSATYIETGLRRIPPSQGDSCGKAAGEALDAINVLREEMSAFSSVISSIRGAPSGGKATIIPAEHPSFRKGRLNCQLLDLRKVLKKIAVCLSFLKDDESCRQLGIRPRTLERLRTALQDIEEYGDTIKAIADACDSPEYVTAAVLYVHHWSVSTQAVEVADILRTHLYKIWDSVIFTSATLRQNESFAGFMSIAGMTPKNAPSSETNQEDPSSAGKRSVLQQELTKNKTDARQTKVHVDNIAPAGEHIKSCHAGLDPASSPVPDYENKASLARLRENEGLDIHCCRSNNKQERDFRFEAIPSPFAPDAFVISVPPEALSGAYESKEFWLSRVAELLPGLIHENRGRTLVLFASYGDLKEIAARIGDDIRASGYPLLLQESGASTLALVDEFREIRESVLFGVDSFWFGVDFPGDTLTQVIITRLPFPHPQDPLQIARRNILAEKEYWRRYRYETAIKLRQGIGRLIRSEADSGQVVILDARYRKYYGKR